A window from Lactiplantibacillus pentosus encodes these proteins:
- a CDS encoding Fic family protein encodes MKNLVAELKNERDKQLSGSLYYWTQILFSYNSNHMEGTQLTEDQTQQIFDTGTVFANDGQAIKVDDVLETANHFRAFDYLLDTVEVPVTSAYVFELHRILKRATSQENDAKYHVGGFKIVPNQIGFLDATETTSPADTPQAIADLFSEWEASGQTGRDLSAIAKFHWQFERIHPFSDGNGRIGRLLIFKELCRSGAVPFIIREDTKPYYLRGLKTFKTTPGSLIDTLGHEQDNYQGMIARFFPEPNHELD; translated from the coding sequence ATGAAAAATTTAGTCGCTGAGCTAAAGAATGAACGTGACAAGCAATTATCAGGAAGTTTATATTACTGGACACAAATATTGTTTTCTTATAACTCGAATCATATGGAAGGCACACAGTTGACTGAAGATCAGACACAACAGATTTTTGATACGGGGACGGTTTTTGCCAATGACGGGCAGGCAATCAAAGTTGATGATGTCCTAGAAACAGCTAACCATTTTCGCGCTTTTGACTATCTTTTAGATACTGTTGAGGTACCGGTAACCAGTGCGTACGTCTTCGAATTACATCGCATTCTCAAACGCGCGACCAGTCAAGAAAATGATGCCAAGTATCATGTGGGCGGCTTCAAAATAGTGCCGAATCAGATTGGCTTTCTCGATGCCACGGAAACGACTAGTCCCGCAGATACCCCTCAAGCGATTGCTGACTTGTTTTCAGAGTGGGAAGCTTCAGGCCAAACAGGTCGTGATTTGAGCGCCATCGCCAAATTTCATTGGCAGTTTGAACGGATTCACCCGTTCAGTGATGGCAATGGCAGAATCGGACGCTTATTAATATTCAAGGAACTTTGCAGAAGTGGGGCGGTCCCATTTATTATCCGTGAAGACACTAAACCTTATTATTTGCGCGGGTTAAAGACCTTTAAAACGACACCTGGATCTTTAATTGATACGCTAGGGCATGAACAAGATAATTACCAAGGCATGATTGCCCGCTTCTTCCCAGAGCCCAACCATGAATTAGACTAA
- a CDS encoding LURP-one-related/scramblase family protein has protein sequence MRKLYFSRNSFAQGARIVRDAHNQSHYLLVGRWGRRQDALSLYAIQGELLAEIRQTTLGLLPKFDLYYNRQNVGSISKTLGFWHEMLYVRKLRWIIMGSLNAESYRIYHGTELVMTMRPVVTTNGEAFELAITEPTTEPLCICIAAILDHWQKPTNRTRTPVAKKGLKVSFGESNYTLTPHDKVAQHYNCGRGSH, from the coding sequence ATGCGTAAATTATATTTCAGCCGCAATAGCTTCGCCCAAGGTGCTCGGATTGTTCGCGACGCGCATAATCAATCCCACTACCTCTTAGTCGGACGCTGGGGGCGACGCCAAGATGCGCTCAGTCTATATGCCATCCAAGGTGAACTACTGGCCGAGATTCGACAAACGACTCTGGGCTTATTACCAAAATTTGATTTGTACTATAATCGCCAAAACGTCGGCTCCATCAGTAAAACGCTCGGTTTTTGGCACGAGATGCTCTACGTTCGCAAACTTCGCTGGATCATCATGGGCAGTTTGAACGCTGAAAGCTACCGCATTTATCACGGGACTGAATTAGTGATGACGATGCGGCCAGTCGTCACGACGAACGGTGAAGCCTTCGAATTAGCCATCACCGAGCCGACCACTGAACCGCTCTGTATCTGCATCGCAGCGATTCTCGACCATTGGCAAAAGCCAACAAATCGCACCCGGACACCCGTTGCAAAAAAGGGCCTTAAAGTTAGTTTTGGTGAAAGCAACTACACCCTGACGCCCCATGATAAAGTCGCCCAACACTATAACTGCGGACGCGGTTCACACTGA
- a CDS encoding uracil-DNA glycosylase, producing MKAFIHTDWWDVLKPEFEKPYYHQLHEFLKNEYRTKNIHPDMYNIFQAFEWTPFADTKVVILGQDPYHGPGQAHGLSFSVLPGVAVPPSLGNIYKELQDDVGCTPVEHGYLESWAKQGVLLLNSVLTVQNGVAFSHAGKGWERLTDVAIQRLSERETPVVFILWGKAARSKIKLINTQTNVVLQAPHPSPLSAYRGFFGSKPFSKTNIALTSFGEQPINWQLPEHVNLEH from the coding sequence ATGAAAGCGTTTATTCATACGGACTGGTGGGACGTCTTAAAACCGGAGTTTGAGAAGCCCTATTACCACCAATTGCACGAATTTTTGAAAAATGAATACCGAACGAAAAATATTCACCCGGACATGTACAATATTTTTCAGGCCTTTGAATGGACGCCATTTGCTGACACAAAGGTCGTTATTTTAGGTCAGGATCCGTATCATGGTCCTGGTCAGGCGCACGGATTGAGCTTCTCCGTGCTACCCGGAGTGGCGGTACCGCCATCATTAGGCAATATTTATAAAGAATTACAGGATGATGTCGGCTGTACACCGGTCGAGCACGGGTACTTAGAGAGCTGGGCCAAGCAGGGCGTGTTGTTGTTGAACTCCGTCTTAACGGTCCAAAATGGGGTCGCTTTTTCACACGCGGGCAAAGGCTGGGAACGGCTAACGGACGTTGCCATTCAGCGGTTATCAGAACGGGAGACGCCGGTCGTCTTTATTTTGTGGGGCAAGGCAGCTCGTTCGAAAATCAAACTGATCAACACGCAGACCAACGTGGTGTTACAAGCACCGCATCCGAGCCCGTTATCAGCTTACCGTGGCTTTTTCGGTTCGAAGCCATTTTCCAAAACGAACATTGCGTTAACATCCTTTGGCGAGCAGCCAATTAACTGGCAGTTACCAGAACACGTCAATCTCGAGCATTAA
- the pta gene encoding phosphate acetyltransferase, which yields MDLFESLSQKITGQDQTIVFPEGTEPRIVGAAARLAADGLVKPIVLGATDKVQAVAKDLNADLAGVQVLDPATYPAEDKQAMLDSLVERRKGKNTPEQAAKMLEDENYFGTMLVYMGKADGMVSGAVHPTGDTVRPALQIIKTKPGSHRISGAFIMQKGEERYVFADCAINIDPDADTLAEIATQSAATAKVFDIDPKVAMLSFSTKGSAKGDMVTKVQEATAKAQAAAPELAIDGEMQFDAAFVEKVGLQKAPGSKVAGHANVFVFPELQSGNIGYKIAQRFGHFEAVGPVLQGLNKPVSDLSRGCSEEDVYKVAIITAAQGLA from the coding sequence ATGGATTTATTCGAGTCATTATCACAAAAGATTACTGGTCAAGATCAAACAATTGTTTTTCCTGAAGGCACTGAACCCCGAATTGTCGGCGCCGCTGCACGGTTAGCAGCGGATGGCTTAGTTAAGCCGATCGTGTTAGGCGCAACGGACAAGGTTCAGGCCGTGGCTAAAGACTTGAACGCTGATTTAGCAGGTGTTCAAGTCCTTGATCCTGCGACATACCCGGCTGAAGATAAACAAGCAATGCTTGATTCACTGGTTGAACGGCGTAAGGGTAAGAACACGCCAGAACAAGCTGCTAAGATGTTGGAAGATGAAAACTACTTTGGCACGATGCTCGTATACATGGGCAAGGCTGACGGGATGGTTTCTGGTGCCGTGCACCCAACTGGTGATACGGTGCGTCCAGCCTTACAAATTATCAAGACCAAGCCAGGTTCACACCGCATTTCTGGGGCCTTCATCATGCAAAAGGGTGAAGAACGGTACGTCTTCGCGGACTGTGCCATCAACATTGATCCCGATGCAGATACGTTAGCCGAAATTGCGACCCAGAGTGCGGCGACTGCCAAGGTCTTTGATATTGACCCGAAAGTCGCAATGCTGAGCTTCTCGACTAAGGGTTCTGCCAAGGGCGACATGGTCACTAAAGTTCAGGAAGCAACGGCCAAGGCACAAGCGGCTGCCCCTGAATTAGCGATTGATGGTGAAATGCAATTTGACGCCGCCTTTGTTGAAAAGGTTGGGTTACAAAAGGCGCCAGGTTCAAAAGTTGCGGGCCATGCCAATGTCTTCGTCTTCCCAGAACTCCAATCTGGTAACATTGGCTACAAGATTGCGCAACGGTTCGGCCATTTCGAAGCCGTTGGTCCCGTTCTGCAAGGCTTGAACAAGCCCGTTTCTGACTTGTCACGTGGTTGCAGCGAAGAAGATGTCTACAAGGTCGCCATCATTACCGCGGCTCAAGGCTTAGCTTAA
- the tsaE gene encoding tRNA (adenosine(37)-N6)-threonylcarbamoyltransferase complex ATPase subunit type 1 TsaE has protein sequence MESITVTSPEGTMQVGAKLGQLVQPGDLILLDGDLGAGKTTFTKGLAKSLGIPNNVKSPTFTLIREYHQGRLPLYHMDVYRLEDGGAEDLGLDEYFDGDGVSVVEWSQFIAELLPATYLRIAISRDTDADDQRVMTFKPQGDHYQHLVDQLKE, from the coding sequence ATGGAATCAATCACGGTAACGTCGCCGGAAGGGACCATGCAAGTCGGGGCCAAACTTGGGCAGTTAGTTCAACCAGGAGATCTAATCTTACTAGATGGTGACCTGGGCGCTGGCAAGACCACTTTTACGAAGGGGTTAGCGAAGAGTCTCGGCATCCCGAATAATGTCAAAAGTCCGACGTTTACGCTTATTCGTGAATATCATCAGGGCAGATTGCCACTGTATCACATGGACGTTTATCGGCTAGAAGATGGTGGCGCGGAAGATTTAGGCTTGGATGAGTATTTTGATGGTGATGGTGTCAGTGTTGTTGAATGGTCACAATTTATTGCTGAGCTGTTGCCCGCAACCTACTTGAGAATTGCCATCAGCCGTGACACGGACGCTGACGATCAACGTGTGATGACATTCAAACCGCAGGGCGACCATTATCAACACCTGGTTGATCAATTGAAGGAGTGA
- a CDS encoding GNAT family N-acetyltransferase, with product MAEEVVDVRPAEVTDAAQLLALLAQLGRESNTFTVDDGIEELSETDEAEQIERISGTTTNVIFVAVLGDRLIGVSTVQASTDFSAAQGEVGVAVLKEFWGMGLGTALVEEILDWARNYSSLERLVLTVQLRNTRAAKLYQHLGFENCTATSYEVVDPTGQRVAAIDMSLWV from the coding sequence ATGGCAGAAGAAGTTGTCGACGTTCGTCCGGCTGAAGTGACGGATGCAGCGCAATTATTGGCGTTGTTAGCGCAACTGGGACGGGAGAGTAACACGTTCACGGTTGATGATGGCATCGAAGAATTAAGTGAAACGGATGAAGCGGAACAGATTGAACGCATCAGCGGCACCACGACCAACGTCATTTTTGTGGCGGTGCTGGGAGATCGACTGATTGGCGTTAGCACCGTTCAGGCCAGTACGGATTTTAGTGCTGCGCAAGGTGAAGTCGGGGTCGCCGTCCTCAAGGAATTCTGGGGAATGGGACTCGGGACCGCGTTAGTCGAAGAAATCCTTGATTGGGCCCGCAATTATAGTTCACTCGAGCGACTCGTTTTGACGGTCCAGCTACGCAACACCCGTGCCGCCAAGTTGTACCAACACTTAGGGTTTGAAAATTGTACGGCCACCAGTTATGAGGTCGTCGACCCGACTGGCCAGCGGGTGGCCGCAATCGATATGAGTCTTTGGGTCTAG
- a CDS encoding 3'-5' exonuclease, with protein sequence MNFVAMDFETANAKRDSACSLALTVVRNNQISDEFYTLIKPESDFFWRNVQIHGIHEADVADAPKFPEVWQHIAPFFQRDRLVIAHNAPFDIGVLRNTLAHYGISAPEYLSMDTVKTSKKFYPELPNHKLDTLCRALDIELQHHHNALDDSLACANILLTEAQTFGTEQLKPFVRVQG encoded by the coding sequence TTGAACTTTGTCGCAATGGACTTTGAAACGGCGAACGCCAAACGGGATAGTGCCTGTTCACTCGCACTGACCGTCGTCCGGAACAATCAAATCAGTGATGAGTTTTATACCCTCATCAAACCGGAAAGTGACTTCTTCTGGCGTAACGTTCAAATTCATGGGATTCATGAAGCAGACGTCGCCGATGCACCGAAGTTTCCGGAAGTCTGGCAGCACATTGCGCCATTCTTCCAGCGTGATCGGTTAGTGATTGCCCACAACGCCCCATTTGATATTGGGGTGCTACGCAATACGCTCGCACACTATGGCATCAGCGCACCCGAATACCTATCCATGGATACGGTCAAGACGAGTAAGAAGTTCTACCCAGAACTGCCGAACCACAAGCTTGACACGCTCTGCCGTGCACTTGATATCGAGCTTCAACATCATCACAACGCCTTAGACGATAGCCTGGCCTGCGCCAATATTCTATTAACTGAGGCGCAAACTTTCGGCACCGAACAGCTAAAACCGTTCGTTCGCGTTCAGGGCTAA